Sequence from the Lasioglossum baleicum chromosome 9, iyLasBale1, whole genome shotgun sequence genome:
TCTGCCAACGCGATTACCGCCACAACCGCAAGTGCAACCTCTACCTTATTAACATcggcaacaacaacagcaacaacaaccacTGCGAACACTACCGCGATCGCGAATAAAGCGCTCGTTGAAACCGACTCGACCGATACCCCAGCGGATCATCAGCCGGATCGTTCGCGAGCGAATTCGCAAGTCGCCGGCAATCATCGTAGTTCAGCCTTGTATGAGAAAACCTGCCAGCTGCTTTCCGATCAAGATATCATTCTCACGGAGCCGAACGCGTCCACGCGTGCACCCGAATCCTGTTCCGGTGAGTCCCGACTAGGACTTTACCCTCGTCGTTTCTCTTCTCTATCGTCGAATCCTCTTGCAGACTTCAAATGCAAGATCTCGAACTTCACGAGGAACAAATCTACGGAGTTCGCGCTCTCGGTTCCTACGGCGGCTGAGATGAAAAAGCCAATCTATCATTCTGTCTCGGGGAAAACGACTCGGAAGGTGCACGAAGGATACTACGCCGCTACGGATATTTTGACGGTAGGAGTTAGTTTGTAGTTTAGTTAGAAATCGCCACATAACATCAACACAATTGTAGATCAAGAGGCGAGAACTTTCGTCGGCCGTGAGTCCGTTCACGCCGTTACACATCCGAGAGAAGGCTGGCAAAGCGATTATACCGCGGACGCTCGACGCGCGAAATATCCGGCGTATTTCTAGACATAGGCTACGGATTCTTGATATGCTCGGCGAAGGGAACTTCGGCTTGGTAAACATTGATTTTCGATCGCTGTACGAGTAGCTTGCAGGGAGGAATTCACACAGATAGATAAATAATGTTGGTCCGCGCGATAGGTTCACCTGTGCGAGGCGAAAGGGATCGCGAGCCCGGATGTGGGCTCTGGATCGGGACAAAATAGACAAACCGTGATCGTTCGGTCTCTCTGGCGGGGCGTCGTCGACTCTTTAAGGtacttttacgatatttcgTTATCGTGGAACGTGTAACGTTACATTCGAATTCCGCAGGATCGATTTTACGAAAGACATGCGCGTTCTGGCGACGCTCAGAGATCCACACGTGGCGAGGATGATCGCGTTGGTCGAGGAAGAGCCGTTCGGAGCTGTGTTCGAGTACAGCGAGTTAGGGGATCTGCCTGCATTCTTCGAAAGCCAAGGGATTCTCAGGTTAATCGATCTACCGCGAAGAATGCCGGAACGATCGATCAGATTCGACTAACGTCTACATTTCGTTTTCAGCTATAGCGATCGTTTAAATTTCGCCAGGCAGATCGCGTCGGGCATGAAGTATCTCGAGTCTGTGAAGATTCCGCATTGCGACTTGGCGGCCAGGTAAACGAAAACTTTGAATAGCCAACCGCGAATCATCATCCCTGTAATCGCGAATGATTCGCGCGTTTCAGGAACTGCATCGTTGGACAAAATCTGACGATAAAGGTGTCCGATCATGCGATGTACTGCAGCAAGTACGATCATCATTATTACATGGACGCGTACAACGGTAAAGTTCCCCTTCGCTGGATGGCGTGGGAAGCCGCCATACTGGTAAGAACGTTCGTTTCGCAATTTTTGTTAGGCCTCGTACAGACTGGAACGTTTCGACGAACTGCGCCGcgcgaaccgcgcatttcgacgaatggcgatgggaacggatttgtgctatttccagattttcttgtagtatacgccgctgcagctcccatagttgttcgtaagaaaatttggaaatagcacaaatccgttccgatcgccatttgtcgaaatgttcgtcgaaatgttctagtctgtacgaggcCGCGCGGTATTCACAGGgatgtacaaagtgttcgtacaccttttaaaaacgcaccttcaaaattttaattacaggcgcagataaaaaatttgaaaatcgtTTTTCGAAGGTGTACAAATACTTTGTACGCCCACTGTATTCAGTATTTACTTGTTCACCATTGTGTGTCATTTTCAGAGCGCGCGGAACTGTCGAGCAGACGTTTGGTCGTTCGCCGTGACTGTTTGGGAGATTTTCACGAACTGTAAAGAAATCCCATACTCGGACCTAACAGCGGAGCAAGTTTTCGAGAATTGCAATCGTTGGTATCAAGGAATCGCGAACGGGAACGAGAACGAAAACGGACCCGGGAACGGTCTGAAAAGCGTCGACGAGAAACATCAACCACGAGTTCTGCCGAGGCCTAGCGGCTGCTCCGACGATCTCTATCGTATCATGAAGGAATGTTGGAGCAAACGTCCCGACGATAGGCCTACCTTTGAAGAAATGAATCGTTATCTCGAGAAACTGGCGCACTTTTGAAAACGCGAGGTACTCGGTCGCGACTCGCACGGACCAAATCGGTTACAATCAGCTAAGATGCATCCTGTTTCGTGTATGTAAATTTATCTTTTTTATGCTCTCGTCCAGtctcctctctatctctctctctatctctcactCTCgctgtctctccctctctgtcttcCTCTGTGTGTCTCTACGCGCGGAACCGTCGCTCCTCTCCCTGTTCGGTAACGCAAACTTCACACTTTCGCGAGATTCTCGTACAAATCGATGCGTCGCTCCAGGATGTTCTCTGGCCATCGACTCGTAATGCTCAACTAGATTTACTATGGACTCTGGTCTTTACGTATATATGCGTGTACGTACGAATATATAGAAATACGTGTAAATTGTATATCGCGTAAGTTGACCCGAACCGAGGGATGCAAAAGTTTCGATAGGTGTCTCCTCGTGGTCTCGTCTAATCGCGCTCGAAGATACCGAGAGTATCGGAAATATCGCCGGCAAACCGATTGGTTCGCGAACGCATCCACGCTTCTCGTTTTCACGCGCATAAACTATCACAACGTAAATAGAGTACAGTCGGCGGCGGATTTACCGGTATACCGACATTAACCGCTGGCAACCTCaaagatcgaatattttctcgGACAAGTGTAGCGGCTATCGAGATACGAAATGTTGAAGAGAATTCGCCGCCtattgaaatgaaaattaacGACAGATCATATCAGCCTACGAAATCGTAAATCCGTCGCTGCACGAAGTTCTTGTCGCAATATTACCTCGCATACGGTGCTCGTACACGTGGCAAAACCTTCCCCCATAGTGACAGCCAATATTTTTGTCGGCGGCTCTGGTCGAACACCCTAGTGCTCCCCGTGCCTCGTAAGAAGCCCCACGTGACGGCACAGGCGCTAGGAGGGTCCTCGCTTTAGCTAATAATTCGGTAAGAACCGAAAGTCCGTGCGTAATGACCAACCGGACGGCTAGCTGTCGCATCCCTGTCGAATTCCTGCCAGGAGACAACTGGCGAGGCACGGAGGGTACCTCGAATGTTTCTAGTATCGGCGTACACTCGGCGCTGCACCTATGATATACGACTATCGTGTAAGTAGAGTAAGATTGCGCGGGTTCTCGAGAGACCACGGTGCAAGGAGGAAGTTGTTCTCGGTTTCGCGGAAGAATCAATGTTTCCTATTACGTTTTTAAGCTTTCGACTAGACTAAGCGTTCGTCTCGACTGGAAACGAACACGGAAAACTTCCGCGaaaacgcgcgcgcgctcggTCACCCGCCGATGAAACACGGTTCCCTTGAACGTTTTTTATCTAGACAATTCGCAACTGGCGCGCAATCGCTGCAAACGAAACGAGACAATCAATTTCGCGAACGTTGTTTCATGGACCGAGCGATACGTATACTCTACATGTACGTCGAACGGCAATTATCGATCGGTTCGTAACGAGAAACCCGGCGAGATCTCGGTCTTCGACGAGTCTTCGAAACGACGATCGATAATATAATCAGCCGTGGCGTCGTCCGGCGCGTTCGCGCGTACTTCTCTATCGAACAATCCTTTCTATTTACGGTTATAATTAGTATCGAAATTTGTAATACAAGTCGCACTCGTATATtccattattataaaaattatattcttcATATTTCCAACGTTACGACGTTACGAATAAACATTGTTATACCATCCGTAAAGTTGTCGCATCGCTGCCTAAGACCCCGTTCACAgacggcggaaaccgcgcggatcttatttacattagcgtctTTAAAAACAAACATCGCGCGGTTGCCGCCGCGTATGTACGGGCTGTAAACGTTCGTTTACGACTGATAATGAGCCAAACAGTTTCGGGGTCTACCCAGATCCTTTAGATTTCCGTAGATCTTCGACCAGCGGCACGATATTCATTTCTCGATGGAACTCTTCGAGCGGTTGCTCCCAACGTTCCTCGAAGTATATTCCCAGTATGAATTTCGCGTTCGTCCCGGTTCGAATAGCCCACGGAAGATGATGTCGAAGGTACAGCTGTCTCTGTCTGAAAGCCGCGCGGTgctcttttattgttttattcgtTATCGTACGCTTGTTACACAGCGTCGGGCCGTGATCCTATTACCTTGAACGCAACCGATACGCGCCGAATATCGCTCCGCTCAAGCACATCGGCAAACGCAATTGCAACGCTTCTATCCACTTGACGGATACCTCCCCGAGCATGGTGGTCGGCATCAGAAGCaccgcgtgaaaaatgtcgTGCGTTTCCCGATACCGTTGCATCACGTACgccaattcggtatcttcgacGAATCTGACCAACGGTCTCGAATCGGGCGACACGTTCTGCAAAAGAGGAACTCTACAATTTCTCGTCGGCCTTTCAAAGCTATTAAACGGCCCACAGACGACACGGTTTGTCGTACGACCAAGGTATACGACAAGTTGTGACAAGTGCACAGACAGTTTGAAAGACaagtcgtataaaataaatggtgaAAAACAAATGTTTTTCAACTGATAACATTTTTAGTAGATACTCTCATGTTTTCACTGTGAGCTCCTAAAAACTCCTGTTCATCGGTCTGTTAGTTCTAGTCTTATGGTTTAATGAAAAAGGGGTGGCACGTAAAATCCACAATTTTTACGACatcgaaaaatcctttgagattcgttcaTAGGTCGCCAAAGACCTatattcaaatatgaattaatgTGTTTTTTAATAGGGCTCGATCGAGCCGCGCCAGCCGATTTCAGGGCTTACGTTCGCGTCCAAAAATTCACGATAGGTTCTGCCCACGGTGCCCTCTGGCAAGCGCTTCAACGCGTCGAGATCGACGGTGGAGGTGGAGATGCGTGGCTGTTGCTCGAGGATGCGACGTCCCTCGGGGGTGGCCAGCATTTGTCGGTGGCAGTGGACGAGTGCGTCGGACCCGGTGGTTTCTCCTAGGCACGCGATCATGTCGCCGCGAAACGGATTCGTGAAGGATATCGCGGCGGCACCCaccgtcaacaccgtgcgttgCATCCGCGTCAGATCGACTCGGTCCTTCGCGTAATCCCTCGCGAACGACGCTTCGCTGAGAAACCTTCGAGCCGCGCCAACCGAGCCGCCTGAAACCGATCGAGGAACAATAACGGTCGACATCATTCTTCTTCTCTATCGatagaatttatttcggtaaaacttttcttTTGTACACGTTCCGTACACGCTCTGTACACATCGAAGATCATTGGTTTTCTTCCCCCTAGAAACGTATGAACACTGTTACAGTCTATATACTATTTACAAGCAATTTACTACTAATCGACGTAATTTACAACACAGCGAGTCTCGCGTTTACATCGATCCAGGGGACTATGGCCTCGTTGCTTTGGTATGAAGGACGTCTCGCCGTGCTTCGCtcttctcgctctctttctcataCACGCGGACAGACACGCGCACACATTTACTCATTTCACCCTTTCCCGATTGATTTCGCGTCTGCAAGTAACGACGGAGAAACGTAACATAACGAGAATGAACGAGCAACGCTCGCGCTCTCGTGTAAACCTCGAGATAAAAGACGAAGACGGAAACGAAGGCGAAGACAAGGACGAAAAGAAAGACGAAGTAACGTAACATCGTTCGAGATTACACGCTCTGAGGTCTGCCCGGTTGATCCTGACCGAGCGGAGAGTATTTAGGGTCGGACGGTTCTTTCTTGCGGAATGTCACCCACGTGTAGACCAGGCTACCGATCACGCTCAGGTTCAGTCCGATAAAGTTCAGCCAGGTGAATATGTAGTCACCGCCGACGATCATCCCGAGATACGTGACGCATATGTTTTTCAAGCAGCCGATTATGGTGGTGGTCAAGGCAGAGTTGTGCATAGTGCAGAGGATCATGCTATAGGAGAGGACGAAGCCCATCACGCAGGAGAGTCCGAATTGTAGGATAAAGAAAGCGTTGTTCCAATGGGGGAATTCGAGGGCGGAGCGCGCGTCTCCCATCCAGCCGGCGATCGTGATCGCGGGAACGATCATGAACAACGAGTTATAGTACATCAATCCGTATTTCCCAAGTTCCTTCGATTCCAGCTTCTTCTTCATGTAGACACCGTTCGCGGCCGTGAACAGGTCGTTCAACAGGATAAACAAGTAACCTTCGAGATTGAAAGCAAGGTCGTTCAATGCCGCGACCACCGCTCCGGCGATCATCGTGTAGACGCTCAACTGAACGGAGACGCGCGCCTTTGCGCCCAGGATATAGTACTCGGCGATCATCGTCATCAGAATGCTAAATCGTCTCAGAGCGGTGAACATCGGCAGGCTGAGCTGTTTGGTACCGCCTAGTCCGAAGATCATGTTACCGATGTAGATCACCGGCAACGGCCATATCTTTCCAAACGTCGACGTTTCTAGGTGAGGGAACTCTACGTAGCGCAGCTTCTTCGCGGTTAACAACAACACGATCGTCGCCAGCATCTGACCGATGCCGAGCACTTGGAACGACGGGAATTCGAACGTTGTCAGCACCGTTTTGTTCACGACCGTGATCATCAATGACGACAACCCGTAAAACAGGGCGGAACCGACCCGCTGAAACACCACGTTCTGCTGATGCCCCTGCATACCGAACCACTAGCATCCGAAGATTTCTTCTGACGTTCGCGATCTCCTCTGTGTCCCCACACGTAAGCAATATACTCGCTGCTACCGTGTCACGTGTCATGGAACGTACTCCGGCATAACCTTAACATCTCCCTTTTCTCTTCGTCTTTCTTCCTTGCTTCTTCGTTTCttcctctccttctctttctctcttataTTGTCCTTCGTTCGACTCAACTATTTTATACTCGAACTGGTTCGAATTGATACTGATACTCCGAGCAAATGAGAGACGTTCAATGTTTCGCACACCGCTCTACTCGATTTCTGCCACGCTTTTCGTTGACGTGTTCGTGTTCATCGAATCCTTCGTTCCATCTCGTTTCCATATACACAACGCAATCGTTGTTTACACACGGATACACACAAGCTTGACTCTACACTCGTGCTCTCGCTCCTATTTACAACagtttttctctttctcctccAACACTCCCTCCGTTCGTTACTTGCAATATCCGTAATTACCTTCACGTCGGTACCTTCGAGTATAGTGAGAATGTTCGTTGATTGTCTCATTATACGCGATTTAGCCTTTCGGTAGTTTCAAGTCCGAGAACGGTCGTTATCAATGTCGATGATAAAACCATCGAGGATGTAAATAAAAGTTGGACGATTTAATTGTTGTCATTCGACTCTTTTCGGTGTCCAATCTAATCTTATCATATATTATCGAGAGCCACCGATCAAAACGAGTATACCTTCTTATGTCGTAGTAATCCATGGTAGATGACGTACTTACATTTTTGGATCGACGATAACATACTGTACGTCGAAAGTATGCGTTCACAATTGTTGATTGTATCGGTTACCGATAATTCACGAACTTGGATCTCTTGTAATTAGTACGAATCGAGTATCTCGCATCATTTGTTCCTACTATGAACGCCCGGACAGCCTTGATACGACTTGGCGCGAAGCACTAAACTAAAGTTGTCGAATACTGTCGAAAGCTCGGAGGATTCTGGAGGATTCCTATGGATTCCTAAAATTTCAACAATAATTCCCCAGAATAGAAAACATTATAGGGAATTTAAGGGGGTAAGATACcgtcggattgtaactagaaagggactagaatcttactagaaaaatgggtcgaaacggTCGAAACCAGGGCTTTGGAGTCGGTAGACAAAATTCCCGACTCCGAATCCGACACCGACtccgactctgactccgactccgggTGTCGATATATAGCTTTTTCTTACTTCGGCTCCGACTCCAGTGATCAGCAATTACTCCCAAACTCCGACTctgactccgaagccctggtcgaaacatgggtttgcgcgcttcggttgtttgaccctcttgaccttatttgagcagattttgggctgagtgagggcttattctaaaaaggaaggttcatcacactgcgctctggtcatgattttaacgagattatgtttatatctaataatatgagggcccaaagtagagtacAAATCTagaaaaaaacccgcagatttcaatacatttttctgtctctaaaagacttttttgacttatatgatgaccagagcgcactgtgatgaaccttcctctttagaatgagccctcacccagcccaaaatctgctcaaataaggtcaaactaCCGAAGCGCGCatacccatgtttcgacccatttttctagtaagattctagtccctctctagttacaatccgagggtatactacccccaaGTTCACAGCGTGAATAGTGGTCAATGTGGTGAAAGTTCGCGCATGCTTGCCCacaacagtaacgtatctacattGTGTGGAAAAGGTAGCAGTGATATTGGCGGGAAAGTATCTGAACAATCTCTACAATTATTATGCTATTTTTATGccattttgaattatcttgtgacATCAGCTGTGAGCACCAGATACTCCGTTATCTCGGAGCACTGCGTCTATGCATATCCTATGTCAAATCTACAACTATATATAGTCCAAGGCTGACAGCGTGGTTTTCGCGCATTTCTGCGCTCGGTCAGAAGCTACATAAACGCGGAACGAGACGTAACACTCGATAAAATTCTATCGACGCTGTTGACAGATGACGAGAGATGGCAGATGCAGCCAACGATAGTTTACTTTTCGCGCCATCACCATGGTCTAACCTGTACGGAGTACGCGTAGCACCGTGATTTTATACGggggaaaaaagaaatcgttCCGGTTCGAAAATATCTGATTCCGAAATCGATTTTCGCAACGTTTCATGCACAGAGTCCGCTCCGTTAAAATGGAAGAAGTGACAAAATGTAGATACATCGATTGCCTGGACGGTCGTGGAAAGGAGCAAATACTTCACGAGCTTCCCGTTTGCGATACCAGTCTTTGCGTGAGGTGGTTGATCAACAGTGGTCACGTGGACCTAATCGGAAAGGATTTGGACACGTTACGGTCCATGAAGTTTTTCGTCTGCAACAATCATTTCACGGAAGATTGCTACCTGAGCAAAGGCACTTTGAAAGAGAATGCGGTCCCTTCGCCGCATTGGGGGGATCTTTCAAGAGCGTTGAAATCTACGAAATCGCAACGGGTAAGTAATCTCTCTTTTCCTTCGTCATCGTTTGTGAACTGTAGGTATTATGCGATTTTATGCATCCACGACAGAAATGAGTGCGTGAAATTTCAAACGGTAAAAAGATCCGACGAACTTCTATAACAGGGatgttgtattattatcgaattGTTCGAATTATTAAGAAAACCTATAGCTTGCCATTAAATTAAACACGGATTTTTCTTACAATCGATACATAAAGCGATCACTTCGCGTCATGCTCCGTAATCCGATATCGGTATTGGGAATTCGCAAGATCGACGGATATCGGCGACGATATCGAACGATAGCCTAACTCCGTAACCTTGTTTCCCGCAGAAGAGTCAACCGAATGGCCAAGAGAATTCGATGGAAGGCACAGTAGAGGCAAGCCAAGGTTCGGCAAATAATTGCCCTTCCGAGTTCGAAGCGAATCAGTGGTGCCGAACCTGTGCTACGAAGAAACACAATCTCGTAAGTATGACAAGCAAGGGAAAGGGCACAGAGATGAGTCT
This genomic interval carries:
- the LOC143211878 gene encoding UDP-sugar transporter UST74c, whose protein sequence is MQGHQQNVVFQRVGSALFYGLSSLMITVVNKTVLTTFEFPSFQVLGIGQMLATIVLLLTAKKLRYVEFPHLETSTFGKIWPLPVIYIGNMIFGLGGTKQLSLPMFTALRRFSILMTMIAEYYILGAKARVSVQLSVYTMIAGAVVAALNDLAFNLEGYLFILLNDLFTAANGVYMKKKLESKELGKYGLMYYNSLFMIVPAITIAGWMGDARSALEFPHWNNAFFILQFGLSCVMGFVLSYSMILCTMHNSALTTTIIGCLKNICVTYLGMIVGGDYIFTWLNFIGLNLSVIGSLVYTWVTFRKKEPSDPKYSPLGQDQPGRPQSVGKKTNDLRCVQSVYGTCGSVGAARRFLSEASFARDYAKDRVDLTRMQRTVLTVGAAAISFTNPFRGDMIACLGETTGSDALVHCHRQMLATPEGRRILEQQPRISTSTVDLDALKRLPEGTVGRTYREFLDANNVSPDSRPLVRFVEDTELAYVMQRYRETHDIFHAVLLMPTTMLGEVSVKWIEALQLRLPMCLSGAIFGAYRLRSRQRQLYLRHHLPWAIRTGTNAKFILGIYFEERWEQPLEEFHREMNIVPLVEDLRKSKGSG